Proteins encoded by one window of Juglans regia cultivar Chandler chromosome 15, Walnut 2.0, whole genome shotgun sequence:
- the LOC108991680 gene encoding uncharacterized protein LOC108991680: MRTNGEVPPTTVALPSSTLKKENSDAHPGFFGKTRSYKFWALAAILLLAFWSLFTCSVTLKWSAVDLTSFSGHTHSHIRDDLDILEVEEREKVVRHMWDVYTQSKSNRLPKFWQKAFEAAYEHLVSDIPGVRDSAVSEIAKLSISSITLDPLPAQSQSTRLSRKSPKQAGEVKQASTVGSSR; the protein is encoded by the exons ATGAGAACGAACGGCGAGGTTCCACCGACAACAGTAGCACTTCCTTCGTCGACGTTGAAGAAAGAGAACTCCGACGCTCATCCTGGGTTCTTCGGCAAGACCCGGTCGTACAAGTTCTGGGCTCTGGCCGCCATTCTTCTCCTCGCTTTCTGGTCCTTGTTCACCTGCTCCGTCACTCTCAAATGGTCCGCCGTTGATCTCACCAGCTTCTCCGGCCATACCCACTCTCACATCCGCGACGATCTTGATATTCTC GAagtggaggagagagagaaggtggTGAGGCACATGTGGGATGTATACACTCAAAGCAAGAGTAACAGACTGCCTAAGTTTTGGCAGAAGGCTTTCGAAGCTGCCTACGAGCATTTGGTTAGTGATATTCCCGGCGTCCGAGACTCTGCCGTTTCCGAAATTGCCAAGTTGTCCATCAGCTCCATCACTCTCGACCCGCTTCCTGCTCAATCCCAG AGTACTAGACTTTCAAGAAAGAGCCCCAAACAAGCAGGAGAAGTCAAGCAGGCAAGTACTGTTGGGAGTAGCCGATAA